A window of Phoenix dactylifera cultivar Barhee BC4 unplaced genomic scaffold, palm_55x_up_171113_PBpolish2nd_filt_p 000771F, whole genome shotgun sequence contains these coding sequences:
- the LOC120107128 gene encoding protein ACCELERATED CELL DEATH 6-like, whose protein sequence is MAALGAYKVAETIAEESLTSQTVQTDSDLEVFSSEVQPGRIPMNPKLLQSARSGDKRILDELLRPGDFPSRASAGEIAITVPEDSPIQEDTSCLLGVTLEGNTVLHIVASRGHHEIAKEICCREISLLAAPNTRLDTPLHCAARAGDDKMVSLIIQFAREGEIEERRVLRAKNRDEANALHEAAKYNHASVAKVLMEEDSGLASMPNSVGMFPLYLAITSGSFDVAKALLQSSFWEKASPASYAGFNKKTALHVAVLLSREITEDILQRKPMLAKGVDSSGRIPLHYAASDGHHDMVKLLLERDPSTAYLADAKYGLFPIHIAAMMGNIPIVDQILKQCPDTDELLDKEGKNFLHAAFKRGKLDLVKRIISRRPDLRKLLNDQDNEGNTPLHTAVKNSDQRSVHFLLRNQTVCVNVINHDGFTPLDLAYRMLDDKGLQFWMNAKFCIAICLALTKALSSPRELHHLETGELSSDETKEKLSGDDKFKKESSNIEDKEIRRQVDLGKDYWIAAVLIATVTFAAGFTVPGGYIADDHPGRGTAVLAKDYAFKVFLVSDSTALGCSILATCWLLIAGTSMVDTHTRRIAHCGAISCLWVAFMGMSTAFAMAIYVVLPPSCKRIRIIFCIIALGAPFLVHMAAYYNAYVVLKTVRIRQGYRQCIYPTTHPHDVERLGPALLMWGARLIFWLLVTLGVDAIFFLFATL, encoded by the exons ATGGCAGCCCTTGGAGCATACAAGGTTGCTGAAACTATAGCTGAGGAGAGCTTGACTAGCCAAACAGTACAAACAGATTCCGATCTTGAAGTTTTTTCGAGCGAAGTCCAGCCTGGTCGCATACCCATGAATCCTAAATTGCTCCAATCAGCAAGATCAGGAGACAAAAGAATTTTGGATGAGTTACTACGACCAGGAGATTTTCCTTCTAGAGCTTCGGCGGGGGAGATCGCAATAACAGTACCAGAGGATTCTCCAATACAAGAAGATACCAGCTGCCTCCTTGGAGTTACACTCGAGGGAAACACCGTCCTCCATATAGTTGCTAGCCGAGGACATCACGAGATTGCCAAGGAGATCTGTTGTAGAGAGATCTCTCTTTTGGCAGCACCAAACACGAGGCTCGATACTCCATTGCATTGCGCTGCCAGGGCAGGGGATGACAAGATGGTCTCTCTTATTATCCAGTTTGCAAGGGAGGGCGAGATCGAAGAAAGGAGAGTCTTGAGGGCCAAGAACAGGGACGAGGCAAATGCTTTACATGAGGCTGCCAAATATAACCATGCGAGTGTAGCCAAAGTACTAATGGAGGAGGATTCAGGACTGGCGTCAATGCCGAATAGTGTTGGCATGTTTCCGCTCTATCTGGCCATCACGTCAGGATCCTTTGATGTAGCCAAAGCCTTGTTACAGTCTTCCTTTTGGGAGAAAGCTTCTCCAGCATCTTATGCAGGCTTTAACAAGAAAACTGCGTTGCATGTAGCAGTCCTTCTGAGTCGAG AAATTACTGAAGACATATTGCAACGGAAGCCGATGCTTGCCAAAGGTGTCGATTCCTCTGGAAGAATTCCTCTTCATTATGCAGCTTCAGATGGTCATCATGATATGGTGAAGCTATTATTAGAGCGCGATCCCTCTACAGCCTATCTTGCAGATGCCAAGTATGGCTTATTTCCCATACACATTGCAGCTATGATGGGCAACATTCCTATAGTTGATCAGATTTTAAAACAGTGCCCAGATACAGACGAATTATTAGACAAGGAGGGAAAGAATTTTCTTCATGCCGCTTTTAAAAGGGGAAAGCTTGATCTGGTCAAGAGAATTATCTCCAGGAGACCGGATCTCAGGAAGCTCTTAAATGACCAGGATAACGAGGGAAATACGCCGTTACACACGGCTGTTAAAAACAGCGACCAACGGAGCGTGCATTTTCTTCTCCGGAACCAAACCGTATGCGTCAACGTTATCAACCACGACGGCTTCACCCCTCTCGACTTGGCTTACCGAATGTTGGATGATAAAGGCCTGCAATTCTGGATG AATGCAAAATTCTGCATTGCCATCTGCTTGGCTTTAACAAAGGCTCTGTCCAGTCCACGAGAATTGCATCATTTAGAGACCGGTGAATTATCCAGTGATGAGACCAAAGAGAAACTGTCCGGCGATGATAAGTTCAAAAAAGAATCATCCAACATCGAGGACAAGGAAATCAGGAGACAGGTGGATTTAGGCAAAGATTATTGGATTGCTGCGGTGTTGATTGCTACGGTCACATTTGCTGCTGGTTTCACCGTCCCCGGGGGGTACATAGCTGATGATCATCCAGGCCGTGGCACAGCAGTTCTAGCAAAAGATTATGCCTTCAAGGTATTCCTAGTCTCAGATTCCACCGCGTTGGGCTGCTCCATCCTAGCCACATGCTGGCTCCTAATTGCAGGAACGTCGATGGTTGATACACATACTCGCAGAATAGCCCATTGTGGGGCTATAAGTTGTCTATGGGTGGCATTTATGGGCATGTCCACTGCATTCGCGATGGCTATATATGTAGTGTTGCCTCCCAGCTGCAAGCGTATCCGCATTATTTTCTGCATCATTGCTCTCGGAGCCCCTTTTCTAGTTCATATGGCGGCATATTATAACGCCTATGTTGTGCTGAAAACAGTAAGAATCAGGCAAGGGTATAGACAATGTATTTACCCAACCACACACCCGCATGATGTGGAACGCCTTGGTCCTGCTTTGCTGATGTGGGGTGCCCGTCTCATTTTTTGGCTGCTTGTGACATTGGGCGTTGATGCTATCTTTTTCCTGTTCGCGACGCTCTAG